The Tamandua tetradactyla isolate mTamTet1 chromosome 6, mTamTet1.pri, whole genome shotgun sequence genome contains the following window.
ACATGCACAACCATCACAGATTGTGAATTATCCAGATCACAGATTGTGAATTATCCAGACCAGAACTTTTTCTGCTCTAATAAGGTCTTgaattttttaactcatctcaTTTTCAGAACAGCATCAAAATATTATGAGGtatataagaattttcttttttatttttatttcttttctagtagtaatgaaaatgttctaaatttgatcatggggatgtatgcccaactatgtgattatatcgtAAGCCAGTGATTgaatacttcagatggtttctacagtgtgtaaatatatctcaataaaattgcactaaaaaatATTATGAGGTACTCTAAGAATGTTTGCATAGGTGTTGAAATGTAAAGAGAATCACTAAAATCAAATACAACTTTGTTCGATGAAGAGTAAGTCCTAACAGACTATTTAAATCCATTATTCACAGtctcctgtttttgttttgtttttgtttttgcatcatCAGATATCTAGGAAGCAAGATTTAgagttagaaaaaaatgaatttgtcctggattatgaattttttttttcttataaggcTTTTTTCTTGTAAGGATCTCAAAGATTCTGGAGGCAATTTGCTCTGTGTTACctctgaaaatgaaagaaataccgCAGTTAAAGCCAAGCAAAGTGGGATAGATAAAGCTTCAAAGTGGAGGTGAGATTAAAAAGAGAATCAAAAAAAGTTATATCTCAAGTCCCTATCCCTTAGAGACTCCATCCACGAGGGATTCATCATGAAACCGacaacataaaatttttattccCAAGTtccagtatttttaattttcattaaattgaggcctttgaaaaaaataaataagagaaagcaGATTCCATATCAGAAGAAACGTTTCCTGTAGCTTTCTTGCCCATATTCTAAGCGCAATCATTGAAGATTTCCCAAGCACCTAAAAGATAGTAACTTAGAATTTATATTTCACTCTTATCAGAAGTGCCTAAGTAACCTACAGGTATTTCcaaggtaaaataataataataatagttcccCTGATCTAAAAAATGAGACATATAGAATGTACAGAAAAGGCAAGTTCCAACAAATCAAGATTTATAACTTCAGTTCCAGATaatcaatttatattttggcCTACAGGGCACAAATTATGCCTAACAATTAGGCAATGTGATCTTTCAATTTTCACAGAGAGCGATAtggttaacacacacacacacacacacgtacacatacaCACTTCACACAAGTGCATGCCTCACTTCTCTACCATGCAAGCACGTATGCCAATTCAAGATTGCAAAAAGCATTACAAAAATGGCTAATcacaatgaatattttaatattggtggcacaaacaaataaatggcatttaatgagttgcaatattaattttaagagagaaacaaattttaaatgaacatGATCAAAATCCattggaatattttccttatttaaatcAGTTACAAATTGgccaaattttctttctttccttattctgTCAAAAGGATAGTGCTCCTGTGCAGATTTTCTGCAACCAAGTATTTTATCCTACTAGCACATGGAAACAGTATAAGTTCTGATTTAGTAACCTGAAGTTAACCTTCTTTTATGAGGCATAAAACTCTTCCTCAGTAAATAAACAAGACTAATGAAATGTTCTTAGGAAAACTAGCACAAACAGTGATAAAGAAAACATCTGGTGAGACCTGTAAATACCCATTTTGTGGGGGACATATAAAAGTCTCAGAAAGGAAGGAGACTTCTGGAGTCAGGTCACTTGGGTTTTGCAAATACTGTCTGTTCTTCATCTCTACTAGGATGACTTCTGACCATGCCCCCACTTGCTGCTCTACTGAACCCTGTCCTAGGGCTTCTGATTTTCCATCTGTTTCAACCTGCTCCGTGGAAACAGCTTGTCTCCCCAAGGTCTACTCCACCTCCAGATGCGAGACCCCTGGCTTCCAGTCCAGGTCTCACCTGCCAACCCATTGCTTCAAGCCATATTACTTTGCTGGGAGTCGTAACAGTCCATGCTTGGTGGGGACCTGTGCTTGGTGTGAGGATGGGGTCTTCAATAGCAATGAGAAGGAGACGATGCAGTTCCTGAATGACAGGCTCGCCAGCTATCTGGAGAAGGTGCACGGCCTGGAAGAGGCCAATGCAGAGCTGGAGGGCAGGATCCGAGAGCAGTGTGACCAGGAAATCCCACTGGTGTGTCCTGATTATCAGCGTTACTTCAACACCATTGAAGATCTCCAGCAAAAGGTTTGGTGTTTTGCTGCCCTAATTCCTCTGCCCTCCCAGTGATTTGCTTCATCTTCAGTCTAGAAGAGGCTGTTTGATGaaaggaaatcaaaggagagGGAAATTCCAAGAGCTAACGTGGAAAGATCTCTGGGCAAAGAGTCAGGAAACCTCAGCACTAGCCCCAGCACTGCCACTAATTAATTAAGTGACCATAATATAGTCACTTAGCTGTAAGCTTAACTGTTatcttctataaaatgagaaaaaactgTAGTATGTCTAAAACTACTTCTGTATTTAAcactgtatatttatatttaaacagaATCTTCACTGTCATCTTTTTAATCAAACGATTTCACCTGGTAgcctttttcttctcttactgATAAATTTCTATTACCATGGATGGGTATATAGTCGTGAGTGACATAGTTCATCAGAAAAGCAGGCTGAAAgctatactttcttttttttaacattatttttattgtgaaaaataacatatatagagaaaagcaataaattgaaaGCTATGCTGTCTTAAAGAGATTGTTAAAAGATACATAATTGCATTGATTTTAAATGAATAGTTAATTGAAAGCTATACTGTCTTAAACAGATTGTTAAAAGATAcataatttcattgattttaaatgAATGGTTAAGTTTCATGCAAATAATCATTTATTACATAATAACTTACTTCCCAGATCTTGTGCACAAAGGCAGAGAATTCCAGACTTGCCGTACAGCTTGACAACTGCAAACTAGCTGCCGATGACTTTAGGTCAAAGTAAGTTtaatttgaatttgaaaattatttatggtttctctgtctctccctctctcacacacacacacatttagcacaaatatttttaagctaCTAATGCTCACAAACCTGTAATTTATAGTTATTTGGGATATGAAGTAAATGACAGCATGTGGCTCCCTTGAGTTCACGTGTCATTCACCTGTACGCCCACAGGGCTTGCACAGCACCTGGCAGAGTAAGCATTGGATGTGTCCGTCTTTTGTTATGAAAGGTACGAGGCTGAACTGTCTCTTCACCAGCTGGAAGAGACAGACATCGGTGGCCTACGTAGGATCCTGGACGAGCTGACCCTGTGCAAATCTGACCTGGAGGTGCAGGTGGAGTCCCTGAAGGATGATCTCCTTTGCCTTAAGAAAAACCACGAAGAGGTGAGGAAACTGGCAAGGTGGCTGAAAGACTCTGAGAACAACAAAGTTTAAGATTTCATGTTCAAGTATTCAAGTTGAACTTGGGTAGATGTTGCTTAAGCTGGAACAAAATTACCTGAGGGCACTATGGCTATTCAGCCTGATCATTCCAATTTGTGTCTGAATATGGACAGGGAATAGCTCCTGGCCAGTACCATGTGAAGGGTCCAAACTCTCCTCTTGCCATTGCTTTTTGTGGAGGAAGTAAATGACTTTGTAAATGGCTTTCCTTGGAGGCTTCATGCCAACTCCAGTCTACAAAAATCAGGTTGATGAACACAGGCAATGAAATCTATTTCAAAAAGGGGGATAAAGATTCATGCAATATTTGGATCGGTATTTTCAAATGTTCTGCATTTGTCCCTTATTGATGAAGCtggaaaatgaaaaactgatGCAACAAAGTACATTTTACCTCTGAACATTTGCTGATgataataatagttaacatttattgagctcttactatgtgccagggctTTTAtaagttctttgtatatatagtaaaCGCTCACATATCTCACACTAACACtttggaaaagacaaaattattatACCCATATTGCAGATGAAGATAAAAAGGGACTTCTAAGTGGTGAGAAGAGATTCAACCCAGTCGATTTGAAACTAAATCCCACAATTTTAACTACAACTCCAAAAACCAGAAATGGGCTGCCACTGGGAAAGAATTCTGTCAAACTGATTCCTCACCCCCGCCCCATCAGGCGGTGACATTCTCGACTCCATTTCCACTTTCAGGAGGTCAGCTTGCTTGCTGAACAGCTTGGTGACCGACTCAGTGTGGAGCTGGAACCTGCCCCAGCCATTGACCTCAGCAAGGCCCTGGATGAGATGCGCTGTCAGTATGAAGTGGTGCTCGCCAGCAACCGCAGCGATGTGGAAGAATGGTTCGCTGCTCAGGTGGGCACCTGCAGCAGGAGAATGACAGGCTTCCAGACTCTTGccttctttgtgttctttaatCACCCCTGTGTTTCAGATGGAGGAGGTGAATCAGCAGCAGCTGTCCAGCGCAGAGCAGCTGCAGAGCTGCCAGACGGAGATCCTGGAACTGAAACGCTCGGCAAGCTCTCTGGAGATTGAGCTCCAAGCCCAGGAGAATCTGGTGCGCAAGGGAAAGTCAGCTTCTGTTTTGTCACAAATGAATCAGGCCCTGAGATAGTCCAGGGAGATACTGTCCTCTCTTCCATAACCCAAGGGAGAAACTCACATTCATATAGCAAAAGTTCTGAATTTCCAGTTTGCAGGGTCTacatttccttgcctttcctGAGCATGCTGTCAGCTAGCAGAAGTCACAGGTCAACAGCTTGTCCTGCCCCAGCAGGACGCCTTGGCTAGCATGGTCTTGGGCATGATCGagccagagtcagagaaagagggagagggcaggagcAGAGAAGGGTAGGGGACCTATCAGCCAAAGGCACTCAAGAATTCCAAAaggttttaatgctttttttgaTCTGGGCCAATTTTCCATGTGACCCTCATttctaaagcaaaaacaaaaacaaaaaaatgcttttCAAGCTTTTATACTTTCAACGCTATCCTAAAGCCCCTAGGATCCATGCCTCCGCCTGACACTTCactgcaccccaccccaaccaAGCAACCTGAATATCAGGCATCCAAGAAATTACATCAGCCAGTTCCGGTCAGGAACCAGGCATACATCATGTTAGGTGTTATGGAGAGTATCCAGGTGAATAATAGCCAAGCGTCAGTCTCACAAGAGCCGCCATGCTGATCTAATCCTTACAATACTTATGGGGTAGATATCTTCACGAACTCCATGACGCAGACGAGAAAAACTGAGTATCAGATTAAGTGACTACAGGGGATCGTACAACTTTAAGAGGCAGATGTAGAAGCTGAACCAGATGGGTAGACCCCGGAGCCTCGTTTCTTAACCACGCTGTAGTGCAGCCCCACCCTGCCAGGAGCACACACTCAACATTTCCTCTCAAAAACACTGGTCATCCTCCTTAAGCTACAGCAGAACGTTGTAGGTTGTGGCTGTCCTAGAGGTGGTGTGACAGCTAATGTGCAGGTTGTAGAACATGGATTTCAGAGAAACCTGGgcgcaaaaaaacaaaacaatgttaaACTAAGCTTAACAAGGGAGAGCTTGATAAATTGCCCTTAAAACctttccaggcactgttctaagtgctttacacatactaactcatttaaacctcacaatCATCCTATGAGCTAAGTACTTTGcattctgcattttatttatactataataatataattgaggctcagagaagctaagtaattttcccaaggtcacataactAGAAAAAGGTGGAGCGGAACAGGGATGCTGGGCCTGGAGGCTGGGCTACCCTGTCCTTTTACCCTTTGAATTTTCTACGGCAGACAGACTCTCTGGAATGCACCGCGGCAGAGACCGAGGCCCGCTACAGCACCCAGCTGGCCCGGGTGCAGGGACTGATTGATAACGTGGAGGCCCAGCTGGCCGAAATCCGCGGTGACCTCCAGCGGCAGAACCACGAGTACCACATGCTGCTGGACACTAAAGCCCGGCTGGAGGGCGAGATCGCCACCTACCAGGGCCTCCTAGAAAAGGAGGACCACAGGCAAGTACCACCCAACCAGCCACGAAATCCCCCAGAGTCACCAAGAGGCTGAAAATGAAGGGCTGATGTAGAGAATCCTGCTTTCCCCCATGCGCAGCCGAGGCCAACACTCCCGAATGCGCCAAGGGATCTTCTTAAAGGAGGGATGCAAAGCTGAGGCTAAGTACGTAACAGTAGAAATGTTCTGAAATAGCCCAAAGTTCTAAAGCAGAGTCAATATCATATATAGCATTTCATGCTGGGTTCTCCTTTTGCTCCTGTTTTCCACTAAAGGGAAATCAAGAACATGTGTAACAGAGCATTTGCAAAATGAAGTAACTACATAAAATATTGTTCATTGTCACTGTTGAAGTCACAATTCTGGGTCCAGGGATGAAATAGACTTAAATCAAACTGTTATTCTGCAGAGAGTTTTCTTCAGAACATAATTTGTAAGGAAACCTTGCCGTGCTTTTTCCAAGTTGACAATTATCAAGCGTTCCCTTGTTAAGCTtagtttaaaattgtttttccccAGGCTTCCCTACAACCCCTGTTCTACAACTTGCATGTCAAGTAATGCCTGTGAGCCATGCTCCACCTATATAATCTACACAGTTGAAAACTGCTGCATGTAAAATGTTAAACACCCAGCATGGAAATCGTGCTGGTGGAGGAATGGAAATCAGCATGTCCTAGCAAAGAGATGGGCCTTCAACCAGAGATGTGCAAACCTGATACGCATGCTAAAATTGTCCTCTAAGCACCCTCAGTATGTTCTGCTTCATTTCCGCTGCTGCCTGGTTATTTTTTATATTCCAGGGGCCCATAAAACTTTCTTGCTAATCTGCAAATAAAGTGTCTTTTATTCCTTAGCATGGTAAACATAACTTTGCAAATCTATGTTTTGCAAATAGCAATTTGATCCCAGGGAAAATTTTCTAAAGCAATGCCCATAGTTTGATTTTGCATAAACCCaggctgaaaatattttaactccTCAAATGCAAATAGACTAACTAATCCATGCAAAATGTCCTATACACAACAGAAGACAGTTGTGGATATCTTCCTGAGAACAGAGATAAAATACAACAAATTGTATTGTATGAAAGTACAGGATTCTCTTTTTCTAATTTggtatatgaaaagaaaaaaatcactcataatTCCATCCACTAAACATCCTTTGTCAATATTTTGGTGAACTTCCttccaattttctttcttataatagaTTTTTCCATGTAGTTATAATCATACTTACATACAGTATGTAGCCTATTTTTTCACTTATGTCACCCAAGCATTTTCAGTCCTAGTAAAAGCACAATACTGTCTTGCAACCATCATTTTAGCTGAACATTGAAATAGCAGTTGTGCTTCTTGCTAGAGCACTAAGACTTTTCTTAATAGAATCCGAATTTTGCTTCAGAATATAATATTTTCAGGACTTAATAATTCATTTAACAAGATACCAGTAATCTTATCACTTAGGctacataaaaatttaattataacaCGTGGTGCATCACACATCTGTAAGAACGATCAAAAGCCTTTCATTCTAGGCTCAGTGTACACCCCACCGTGAGGTGCCTCATGCAGTGTGGCTTTGAACTTTACCTGCTCTAAATGCAGGAAGCATTCATCACTCAGGAACTCAGGCTCCTCACAGCATATATTTAGTATAAATAACCACAGGATTCGTCTAGCCCTGAGGAAGCAGATAATATTCTCAGTTCTCAGTCTGAATCCAAAGCCCATCCTCCCTGAGCCCGGCACAGCCCCTTTCCCAGAAAGCTCTGTCTGAGACTAAGCTGTGAAGAG
Protein-coding sequences here:
- the KRT40 gene encoding keratin, type I cytoskeletal 40, translating into MTSDHAPTCCSTEPCPRASDFPSVSTCSVETACLPKVYSTSRCETPGFQSRSHLPTHCFKPYYFAGSRNSPCLVGTCAWCEDGVFNSNEKETMQFLNDRLASYLEKVHGLEEANAELEGRIREQCDQEIPLVCPDYQRYFNTIEDLQQKILCTKAENSRLAVQLDNCKLAADDFRSKYEAELSLHQLEETDIGGLRRILDELTLCKSDLEVQVESLKDDLLCLKKNHEEEVSLLAEQLGDRLSVELEPAPAIDLSKALDEMRCQYEVVLASNRSDVEEWFAAQMEEVNQQQLSSAEQLQSCQTEILELKRSASSLEIELQAQENLTDSLECTAAETEARYSTQLARVQGLIDNVEAQLAEIRGDLQRQNHEYHMLLDTKARLEGEIATYQGLLEKEDHRLPYNPCSTTCMSSNACEPCSTYIIYTVENCCM